A single genomic interval of Picosynechococcus sp. PCC 7003 harbors:
- a CDS encoding PH domain-containing protein — MGIKEDVIYEGGPHVGDLIFNILLGFTVICLPLTVGAIVRALWLRYRITSRRISITGGWQGRDRTDIIYSEVRKIVKIPRGFGLWGDLIVTLQDGSRLELRSMPNFREIYSHIAEKAADRTGVPLEAIAA, encoded by the coding sequence ATGGGCATTAAAGAAGATGTGATTTATGAGGGCGGCCCCCATGTTGGGGATCTGATCTTCAATATTTTGCTGGGGTTCACGGTGATCTGCTTGCCGCTAACCGTCGGAGCGATTGTCCGGGCTTTGTGGCTCCGCTATCGCATTACCAGCCGGCGCATCTCGATTACTGGGGGCTGGCAGGGGCGCGATCGCACCGATATTATTTACAGCGAAGTGAGAAAAATCGTCAAGATTCCCCGGGGATTTGGCCTGTGGGGCGATCTGATTGTGACCCTCCAGGATGGCAGTCGCCTAGAATTGCGCTCCATGCCTAACTTCCGCGAGATCTACAGTCACATTGCCGAAAAAGCAGCCGACCGCACTGGGGTACCCCTAGAGGCGATCGCCGCCTAA